The Leucothrix mucor DSM 2157 DNA window GCCGCACCGGCGCCAAGAATAATGATTCTGGCGGATGTTTTAACGCGTTCAGCGTTGGCGGAAAGGCTTAAGCCAGAAAGAGAAAGCGCGGTTGCGCCTGCGGAGAGCCCTAGAAACTTACGTCTGTTAATCATAGTATTTCTACCCTGTAGTGCTTTTTCGAGGCGAGCACGGGTATGAAATAAAAATGACCTCACTCCTTGCTCGATGACCTGACAGGCTAAAGTTTGCAGTTTGAATGGCTTGTGATCATTGATTTTTATCAATCTAGTCAAGGCCTTAATCAAGGCGGCAGAATTTACGCTTCCAGAAAGTGCTGATATAGGCTTTACTAAGGCTTCATATTGAAGTCATCGCAACACGAATAAAGGAGGCATTATGACACCAGAAGAATTCCGCAAGGCAGGACACGAACTGATTGACTGGATTGCAGATTACCGCACCCACATTCCAGAGTTGCCGGTTAAGGCACAAGTCGCTCCCGGTGATGTGCGCAATGCCTTGCCCAAGGAACCACCGACCTCCGCGGAAGCTTTCAGTGCCGTCATGAGCGATTTGGATAAACTCGTGGTTCCCGGCGTCACTCAAGTGCAGCACCCAATGCATTTCGGCTGGTTTCCCTCTAATGCTTCCTTAGCTTCGGTACTAGGCGATATTGCCAGCTCTGGCATGGGAACTTTAGGGATTTCCTGGGAAAGCTGCCCTGCACTCACCGAAGTTGAGCAAGTGGTCTGCGATTGGCTAAGACAACTCACTGGGCTCAGCGAACAATGGCATGGCACCATTCACGATACCGCCTCCACGGCCTGCGTTACGGCGATGATTTTGGCTCGTGAGCGCGCCAGTGATCTCAGTAAAAATCACGGCGGCTTACCGGCTCTCAACGCACCATTAGTTATTTACAGCACCAAACAAGCTCACTCCTCCATTGCCAAAGCGGTACAACTGGCTGGATTTGGGAATGATAATTTACGCTATATTGAAGAAGACCCTTACACCCGCGCCATGCTGCCAGAAGCACTTGCCGCCGCTATTGCTGAAGATCGTGCAGCCGGTCGTACGCCCGCAGGCATCGTCTGCTCAGTCGGCGCAACCGGCACCACAGCAATGGACCCGGTTGATGCCATTGCCGATATCGCCAATGCTGAAAATATCTGGTTACACGTCGATGCGGCGATGGCTGGCTCTGCCATGCTACTGCCTGAGTGCCGCAACTTATGGCAAGGCGTCGAGAAAGCCGATTCCGTGGCTTGGAACCCTCACAAATGGATGGGTACAATTTTAGATACTGCGCTATTTTATGTACGTGATGTCACTCATTTGGAACGCGTGATGTCGACTAATCCCAGCTATTTACGCTCCTCTGCCGATGGCGAAGTAGTGCAATACCGCGACTGGGGCATTCCATTAGGCCGCCGCTTCCGTGCCTTAAAACTGTGGTTCCATTTAAGGCTGGATGGGCCAGATGCGATTCGCCAACGCATTCGCCGCGATCTGGACAATGCGCAATGGTTTAAGCAGCAGATTGAAGCACTGCCACACTGGGAAGTATTAGCGCCGGTTGACCTGCAAACCATCTGCATTCGCCATACGCCACTGAGCGATGATGGCTCACCATTAGCCGGTGAAGCGCTGGATAAACACACGCGGAGTTGGGTGGATAGCATCAATCGCTCAGGAGAGGCATTTATGTCGCCCTCGATTTTGGATGAGCGCTGGATGGTGCGAGTGTCTATCGGCGTGGAAGGTACTACGCGAGAGCATTTGGAGCGCTTATTAGTGCTGCTAAAACAAGCTACTAGCGAATAAAAACAGCGGCTAAATTCAAAAAGGCAGCTCGCCATAAAAAGCTTGCTGCCCTTAGATTTGACTAAGCTATTAACCAGCGAAAATTAATCCACTCCCGTCACTATTAGCGATAAACCTTGAGTTTATCGGCGAGGATTATACTGCCCACAGCCCGGACCATCTGCTGAACAATTGGGTGAACGACGGCCATTATCACCCGGCAAACGACCGTTGTGATTATTCCCCTTCCCGTGATGCTTACCCACAGAGTGCTTATTGTGCTTCCCCTGTTTATAGCGATGATTATCCGGACAGCCCGTTAAGAAAGTCACCATGCCTAATGCCATTACGGCTACGATTATTTTTTTCATACTGATTTCTCCAGTTTTTTATAAAGCCCAGCCGACGGCTTAAGCCTAATACTTGGAATCGCGTAATGCTAAAGAGTTCACTATTGCTGAATAGTTGCCCTACTGTTGAAACTGGCGCATATCAGAGTTTATGTGACATAAGGCAATTACAGGCTATCCCATGAAACAGCCTGTACCCGACTATTTACATCAAAAAGTTAATCAAAAGCTAATAAAAAACCGCCCTGCTTCTGCTAGTCTTCGCCAATCTGAGTTTGGGTTTTCAGTGCGACATTTAGCATTGATCATCCGCTCAGCGCGCCAGACTCACAACAGTGGCTAATCTCAGCTGCAACCGTTATTCTTGGCGCTCTATTTAGCTGGGTGCCGGGCTTATTAACCGACCCTCGCACCTTGCCAAATTGCTTGCTTGTTAAACTTTAGTGCGGAAATCGTATGTTCAATCACAACTCTACATTAGGCCTGCCAGTAATATTGGCTTTAAGTGTATTCCTACAAGCCTGTAGCGATGCCGGCAACACAGATGAAAACCAGCAAGCACTGGCACAAGAATATAACGTCGAGGCCGATAAAGTCGTCCCGCAGGATGCACTGGTTCAAGGTGAAGCGCCCCAGCAATTAGAGTGGGAAGCACTGATGCCAGATGGCTTTAAGCCGGATGATATTTACGGTAAGTACGAAGAAGAGATCAAGCAATTTGGCGCACATGACTACAGCGAGAAGTCAGTCGAGTTGTTCACCAAGATCAATGATGAATTAAAAGCCGCGCCGGTTAATGACAAGCTTAATCAGAAGTTGGTGAGAATAC harbors:
- a CDS encoding DUF3299 domain-containing protein; the protein is MFNHNSTLGLPVILALSVFLQACSDAGNTDENQQALAQEYNVEADKVVPQDALVQGEAPQQLEWEALMPDGFKPDDIYGKYEEEIKQFGAHDYSEKSVELFTKINDELKAAPVNDKLNQKLVRIPGFIAPLQHANGELVEFLLVPYFGACIHSPPPPLNQTVLVKAKIGDGIRGSGIEDPIWVTGVLTTEGENTKIGDAGYRISNAKIEPYTEEDDI
- a CDS encoding pyridoxal phosphate-dependent decarboxylase family protein yields the protein MTPEEFRKAGHELIDWIADYRTHIPELPVKAQVAPGDVRNALPKEPPTSAEAFSAVMSDLDKLVVPGVTQVQHPMHFGWFPSNASLASVLGDIASSGMGTLGISWESCPALTEVEQVVCDWLRQLTGLSEQWHGTIHDTASTACVTAMILARERASDLSKNHGGLPALNAPLVIYSTKQAHSSIAKAVQLAGFGNDNLRYIEEDPYTRAMLPEALAAAIAEDRAAGRTPAGIVCSVGATGTTAMDPVDAIADIANAENIWLHVDAAMAGSAMLLPECRNLWQGVEKADSVAWNPHKWMGTILDTALFYVRDVTHLERVMSTNPSYLRSSADGEVVQYRDWGIPLGRRFRALKLWFHLRLDGPDAIRQRIRRDLDNAQWFKQQIEALPHWEVLAPVDLQTICIRHTPLSDDGSPLAGEALDKHTRSWVDSINRSGEAFMSPSILDERWMVRVSIGVEGTTREHLERLLVLLKQATSE